A DNA window from Sesamum indicum cultivar Zhongzhi No. 13 unplaced genomic scaffold, S_indicum_v1.0 scaffold00384, whole genome shotgun sequence contains the following coding sequences:
- the LOC105180182 gene encoding putative disease resistance protein At1g59780: protein MAEGMICSEDKGRGESLRDVAERYLFELANRCMVEVEIDELPLYNRFKSCRLRDMIRDLCLSIKGKKEGFLEVIDKKMGGEESSICKTNRLAIHMEGVDNDLSYRTGENKNIRSFLFLKPDWRDTFWYNYITFGIFKSLKVLVLEGYTFENIKLPKGIEKLKLLKLLSLENSGVEELPPSICKLPYLQTLNVKNTMRLPNCIDKMKRLRHLFMKDDHERIGGEKLKFEGSNELEMVDDIWVGDVVDDITHLLKLPKMDMDVNTNREDGSTLFRRLVMYHSLHYLRITHCRVSKLPAYEVQLYQNVIELQLVGTRIEEDPMEILEKLPMLRVLGLWRNPYVGREMVCWATGFPQLRELVLHRLLNLMGWRVEKGAMLNRSSLLIAECSKLKMIPDELEFINTLQELRIISMPEEFVKRVGVVDGEGEDYHKIRHIPDIFIYTNYRCHLFITIIDECIIN from the coding sequence ATGGCTGAAGGAATGATTTGTTCCGAAGATAAGGGAAGAGGAGAAAGTTTGAGAGATGTGGCAGAACGGTATTTATTCGAGCTAGCAAATAGGTGTATGGTTGAAGTGGAAATAGACGAGTTGCCGCTATATAATAGGTTTAAGTCATGCCGGCTTCGTGATATGATACGAGATTTGTGTTTGtcaataaaagggaaaaaagaaggaTTTCTGGAGGTTATAGATAAAAAGATGGGAGGAGAAGAGTCTTCAATTTGTAAAACAAATAGATTGGCTATCCATATGGAGGGAGTGGATAACGATCTTAGTTACAGGACTGGGGAAAACAAGAACATAAGATCTTTTCTATTCCTCAAACCGGACTGGCGAGATacattttggtataattacattacattTGGGATTTTCAAATCTCTCAAAGTCTTAGTATTGGAAGGTTATACatttgagaatattaaattgcCCAAAGGAATCGAAAAATTGAAGCTGTTGAAGCTATTGAGTCTCGAAAATAGTGGTGTGGAAGAATTGCCACCATCTATATGCAAGCTACCTTATTTGCAGACATTGAATgtgaaaaatacaatgagaTTACCTAATTGTATAGACAAAATGAAGCGCTTGAGGCATCTATTTATGAAAGATGATCATGAGAGGATTGGAGgcgaaaaattgaaatttgaaggaTCGAATGAATTGGAGATGGTTGATGATATCTGGGTTGGTGATGTGGTTGATGATATCACTCATCTTCTTAAATTGCCAAAGATGGACATGGATGTCAATACGAATCGGGAAGATGGCTCAACTCTTTTCAGGAGGTTGGTGATGTATCACTCACTACATTACTTGAGAATCACACATTGTCGAGTGAGCAAATTACCAGCTTATGAAGTTCAACTATATCAAAATGTGATAGAATTGCAGCTTGTGGGTACAAGGATTGAGGAAGACCCAATGGAAATACTAGAGAAGCTTCCCATGTTAAGAGTTCTTGGCTTGTGGAGAAATCCATATGTGGGCAGAGAGATGGTTTGTTGGGCAACTGGATTTCCTCAACTCAGGGAACTTGTTTTGCATAGGTTGTTGAATTTAATGGGGTGGAGAGTGGAGAAAGGAGCAATGCTCAACCGCTCCAGTCTACTTATTgcagaatgcagtaaattgaAGATGATTCCAGATGAATTGGAATTCATTAATACTCTCCAAGAACTGAGAATTATATCTATGCCAGAAGAGTTTGTGAAGAGGGTAGGAGTGGTGGATGGTGAAGGAGAAGATTATCACAAAATCAGACACATTCcagatattttcatttataccAATTATAGGTGTCacttatttataactataattgATGAATGTATAATTAACTAG